Proteins encoded in a region of the Haloarcula sp. CBA1129 genome:
- a CDS encoding helix-turn-helix domain-containing protein: protein MATEATFTVLSDQFPLGTVFNQLPNVTVELERLIPSRDVVIPYFWVRGTGIIDIESKFTEHPGVAKIRLVDSVEDEYLLRVEWALDYEGVLTVLTETEIPLIRAIGTNQQWTFEIRADHRSDITDFHRRCQELDIPITLTELHALTPLETATVAALTDTQQEALILAYKRGYFESPRQVTLEDLGEELGISQQAVGSRLRGGINNILGSTLSDLIARS from the coding sequence ATGGCTACCGAGGCGACGTTCACGGTTCTGTCAGACCAATTTCCCTTGGGGACAGTGTTCAACCAACTGCCGAACGTGACGGTCGAACTTGAGCGACTTATCCCCTCGCGGGACGTGGTGATCCCCTACTTCTGGGTTCGGGGAACCGGGATCATCGACATCGAGAGCAAATTCACCGAGCACCCGGGCGTGGCGAAGATTCGGCTCGTCGACTCGGTCGAGGACGAGTACCTGTTACGCGTCGAGTGGGCACTGGACTACGAGGGCGTGCTCACCGTGTTGACGGAGACAGAGATACCGCTCATCAGGGCTATCGGCACAAATCAGCAATGGACGTTCGAGATCCGCGCCGATCATCGAAGCGACATCACAGACTTTCACCGGCGCTGTCAAGAACTGGACATCCCGATCACGTTGACGGAACTGCACGCGCTCACACCGCTTGAGACGGCGACTGTAGCCGCCCTCACCGACACTCAACAAGAGGCACTGATCCTCGCCTACAAGCGCGGCTACTTCGAGTCCCCACGGCAGGTCACGTTGGAAGACCTCGGCGAGGAACTCGGCATCTCACAGCAGGCCGTCGGTTCCCGTCTCCGGGGTGGGATCAACAACATCCTCGGGAGTACGCTTTCGGATCTCATAGCCCGTTCCTGA
- a CDS encoding PHP domain-containing protein: MQTDIHTHTTYSDGSDLTAMIGAAEAAGLSALGLTDHCIVPEDDFGRRAKYDLVETYQQRREAIDTARESTELRLYDAAEVSYVEGAESETAAFLDVAEFAYTIGSVHFAGQYTYTSERQYVDADTSQRRAAVERYYDALVALIDSELFEVVGHLDLPERIPALRRHTTQADYERVAQALARSRTVPEVNAGRVHRSLGRVHPDPGMFELFTEQGIQFVLGSDSHTPTELSQRISVLRTLTSTHNLTLVDLQDLFCREYST; encoded by the coding sequence ATGCAGACGGACATCCACACGCATACGACGTACTCGGATGGGTCGGATCTCACCGCAATGATTGGAGCCGCCGAGGCTGCGGGCTTGTCCGCTCTGGGTCTGACCGACCATTGCATCGTGCCTGAGGATGACTTCGGCCGGCGAGCAAAGTATGACCTCGTCGAGACATACCAGCAGCGCCGGGAAGCCATCGACACCGCAAGAGAATCGACTGAACTCAGGCTCTATGACGCGGCAGAGGTGAGCTACGTGGAGGGTGCTGAGTCAGAGACCGCGGCGTTTCTCGATGTGGCGGAGTTCGCGTACACAATCGGGAGCGTGCATTTCGCTGGTCAGTACACCTACACCAGTGAGAGACAGTATGTAGACGCGGATACGTCACAGCGGCGCGCCGCTGTCGAACGCTACTATGACGCCCTCGTCGCGCTTATCGACTCCGAGCTCTTCGAGGTGGTGGGGCATCTCGATCTCCCAGAACGGATTCCCGCACTCCGACGACACACGACACAAGCAGATTACGAGCGGGTTGCACAAGCCCTCGCTCGATCGCGGACAGTTCCGGAGGTGAACGCTGGCCGCGTCCACCGGTCTCTTGGCCGCGTCCATCCTGATCCAGGAATGTTCGAATTGTTCACCGAGCAGGGTATTCAATTCGTACTGGGGTCGGACAGCCATACTCCTACAGAGCTCTCTCAGCGAATTTCGGTGCTCCGGACACTAACTAGCACCCACAACTTGACCCTCGTTGATTTACAAGATCTGTTCTGTAGGGAATACAGCACTTAG
- a CDS encoding 2-phosphosulfolactate phosphatase: MSQVTDDPLESKLLETMIPGRAQIPKDPDPGNYVVVDIAQFSTTVPELFANGAAYIYITEERGNEPEFKAENPDTKIGGSSGPNYRGEDGYDFFNSPSFVQDVDVDGRPTAMTSTNGGNAVTDLRLAGGEDVDIYVGGLTNGKAVADHLADDDRETYFVAAGSKGKPSPEDLVGALYIARYLHGKPLTPEQREVYREVVQFGKGPKYEQKPPIKRRDLYEYTLNFDSRDVVPKLDGQRLYDVSTTDTA; this comes from the coding sequence ATGAGCCAAGTCACTGACGACCCGCTCGAATCAAAGCTTCTAGAGACGATGATTCCGGGGCGTGCACAAATCCCAAAGGACCCTGATCCCGGAAACTACGTCGTTGTTGATATCGCCCAGTTTTCGACGACGGTACCGGAGCTGTTCGCGAACGGTGCAGCGTACATCTACATTACTGAGGAGCGCGGGAACGAACCGGAATTCAAGGCAGAGAATCCTGATACAAAAATCGGCGGGAGTTCCGGTCCAAACTACCGTGGCGAGGACGGCTATGATTTCTTCAACTCACCGAGTTTCGTCCAAGACGTCGATGTGGATGGCCGGCCGACGGCAATGACATCAACGAATGGTGGGAACGCGGTCACGGATCTTCGTCTTGCTGGTGGTGAAGACGTCGATATCTATGTCGGCGGGTTGACGAACGGGAAGGCGGTGGCGGACCATCTCGCGGATGACGACCGGGAGACGTATTTCGTCGCTGCGGGATCGAAAGGCAAGCCCTCACCGGAGGACCTCGTCGGTGCGCTGTACATCGCCCGGTATCTCCATGGGAAGCCGTTGACGCCGGAGCAACGCGAGGTCTACCGGGAGGTTGTCCAATTCGGGAAGGGGCCGAAGTACGAGCAGAAACCCCCAATCAAGCGGCGGGATCTCTACGAGTACACGCTCAACTTCGACAGCCGGGATGTCGTGCCGAAGTTGGACGGCCAGCGGCTCTACGACGTCAGTACAACGGACACCGCGTGA
- a CDS encoding energy-coupling factor transporter transmembrane protein EcfT: MAALDDLREATSVAAIKSDLLRTAYENEGSFLHKLDPRVLLLWYVVFLFVPWLFYDVTVLLGLLVFVSALAMLSRVSLFLVGLMTVTVATTLGSYAVVTVFTGDPVAAVRALIPFTLKLTIISVSSLAVFSSMGPKSLSQGLRSLGIPRQFTFLITYGYRMLPVLFEEYHDLVNSFRLRSTAPSNPGWFRWRHYAYLLKLSMRAFYPMIFNVAKRSRVTVEAMEARGFSHSLQNDASTDLRLADMEIRPLDIGFFAGSLVLVAVVAALA, from the coding sequence ATGGCAGCGCTCGACGATCTCCGCGAAGCCACGTCTGTTGCGGCGATTAAATCAGACCTGCTGCGGACGGCCTACGAGAACGAGGGGTCGTTCCTGCACAAGTTGGATCCCAGAGTTTTGCTTCTCTGGTATGTTGTCTTCCTCTTCGTGCCGTGGTTGTTCTACGATGTGACGGTCCTGCTCGGATTGCTCGTGTTCGTATCGGCACTCGCGATGTTGTCCCGTGTCAGTCTGTTTTTGGTGGGCTTGATGACCGTTACTGTTGCGACGACACTCGGGTCGTACGCTGTTGTCACTGTCTTTACGGGTGATCCAGTTGCGGCAGTGCGCGCGCTCATTCCGTTCACGTTGAAGCTGACGATTATCTCAGTGTCGAGTCTCGCCGTGTTCTCAAGTATGGGGCCGAAGAGCCTCTCCCAAGGCCTCCGGAGTCTGGGAATTCCGCGCCAGTTCACGTTCCTCATCACCTACGGATACCGAATGCTCCCGGTGCTGTTTGAGGAATACCACGATCTCGTTAACTCTTTTCGACTGCGCAGCACCGCCCCCAGCAACCCCGGCTGGTTCCGGTGGCGGCACTACGCCTACTTGCTGAAACTTTCGATGCGAGCGTTCTACCCAATGATATTCAACGTCGCCAAGCGCAGCCGCGTCACCGTCGAAGCCATGGAAGCCCGTGGATTCTCGCACTCCCTTCAAAACGATGCGAGTACGGACCTTCGACTCGCAGATATGGAAATCCGTCCCTTGGATATCGGATTTTTCGCGGGGTCGCTCGTCCTCGTTGCTGTCGTTGCCGCTCTCGCATAA
- a CDS encoding ABC transporter ATP-binding protein, with product MTAIHNSQIAVAELQFKYPGTDEYVLDGANLTIEPGEFVAVVGGNGSGKTTLCKSFNGIIPHFYEGDMQGDVSVAGHDVAASSVAELSQHVGYVFQEFDNQLVSPTVFEEVAFAPMNYGHEDYRERVHRTLDLLDLDGLEDRFVWELSGGQKHLVALAAALSLDPDILVVDEPAAQLDPINARETYERLATLNQTHGKTIVTIEHQTEFIAEYCDSVVLVEDGVVSWKRPVEDALNQLTDLRAQDVHPPQVTRIAERVLDNSEQLPVTISDAATRFAERVIPDGGRLNGDSEPVPEGTPVISVEDVSHSYDTLRSGTKHVLDDLSLDVYPDERVVLVGSNGAGKSTLMQLLTGLEMPDSGTVTVDGTDTERVLPEELADEVVYVKQNPEEMFIDDSVRADVAHYLKDRDYTDVEQRVDDVIDFLDLEALEDRDGRLLSVGQQRRASLAIGLATNPSIVLLDEPTGSLDLASREEVGRTIDRAGERVETVVIATHDLELAASWATRVVVLDSGSIIADGHPNDVFADCDVLERANLRPPQTVRLGTELGLKQAPLTVEAFADYLHDDASATTGEIE from the coding sequence ATGACCGCGATACACAACTCTCAAATTGCCGTTGCCGAACTGCAGTTCAAATATCCCGGTACGGACGAGTACGTCCTAGATGGCGCGAATCTCACCATCGAGCCCGGTGAATTCGTCGCTGTCGTCGGCGGGAACGGGTCCGGAAAGACGACGTTGTGCAAGTCGTTCAACGGAATCATCCCTCACTTCTACGAGGGCGACATGCAGGGCGATGTTTCGGTCGCAGGCCACGATGTGGCTGCAAGTTCCGTTGCGGAACTCTCACAGCACGTCGGATACGTGTTTCAGGAGTTCGACAACCAACTCGTCAGTCCGACCGTCTTTGAGGAGGTCGCGTTCGCACCGATGAATTACGGACATGAGGACTACCGTGAACGCGTCCACCGAACGCTCGATTTACTCGACTTGGACGGATTGGAGGACCGGTTCGTCTGGGAGCTTTCAGGTGGTCAGAAACATCTCGTTGCGCTTGCGGCTGCACTGTCGCTTGATCCCGATATCCTCGTCGTTGATGAGCCAGCTGCACAACTTGACCCGATTAATGCACGGGAGACGTACGAGCGACTCGCTACGCTCAACCAGACCCACGGCAAGACTATCGTCACAATCGAGCATCAAACGGAGTTCATTGCCGAGTACTGTGATAGCGTGGTTCTCGTCGAAGACGGCGTTGTCAGTTGGAAACGTCCCGTCGAAGACGCGCTCAACCAGTTAACGGACCTCAGAGCACAGGATGTCCACCCGCCGCAGGTGACACGCATCGCTGAACGCGTCCTCGACAATAGTGAGCAACTACCAGTGACAATCTCAGACGCTGCTACTCGGTTTGCCGAACGTGTCATCCCCGATGGAGGGCGGCTGAACGGGGATTCGGAGCCGGTCCCAGAGGGAACGCCGGTCATCTCTGTCGAGGATGTCTCACACTCGTACGATACGCTTCGGAGTGGGACCAAACACGTCCTTGATGACCTCTCACTCGATGTCTATCCGGACGAACGAGTGGTACTTGTCGGAAGCAACGGTGCAGGAAAGTCCACGCTGATGCAGTTACTGACTGGGTTAGAGATGCCAGACAGCGGTACGGTGACCGTTGACGGCACGGATACCGAGCGTGTCCTCCCAGAGGAGTTGGCCGACGAAGTCGTCTACGTCAAACAAAACCCCGAAGAGATGTTCATCGATGACAGCGTGCGGGCCGATGTCGCACACTATCTCAAGGACAGGGACTATACAGACGTCGAGCAGCGTGTTGATGACGTCATCGACTTCCTCGACTTGGAGGCCTTAGAGGACCGTGATGGCCGATTGTTGAGCGTTGGCCAGCAACGCCGGGCATCACTGGCAATCGGGCTGGCGACGAACCCGTCAATCGTTCTGCTTGACGAGCCCACGGGAAGCCTCGATTTGGCGAGCCGTGAAGAGGTTGGCCGCACCATCGACCGAGCTGGCGAGCGCGTCGAAACGGTTGTGATTGCAACCCACGATTTAGAGCTCGCAGCGTCGTGGGCGACTCGCGTCGTTGTACTGGACAGCGGCAGCATCATCGCTGATGGCCACCCGAATGACGTGTTCGCCGACTGTGACGTCTTGGAGAGAGCGAACCTCCGCCCGCCTCAGACCGTCCGACTTGGGACCGAACTCGGGCTTAAGCAAGCGCCACTCACAGTCGAGGCATTTGCCGACTATCTTCACGATGACGCGTCTGCAACAACAGGGGAGATCGAATGA